In one Sesamum indicum cultivar Zhongzhi No. 13 linkage group LG12, S_indicum_v1.0, whole genome shotgun sequence genomic region, the following are encoded:
- the LOC105175143 gene encoding homeobox-leucine zipper protein PROTODERMAL FACTOR 2-like isoform X1: MKELKTQYELCTQIQELNTQVQDMKMAEGDRLGLSRNNGTDDDPKCKISRAAEIFAPSSLPIHDQAYHGICANFESFLNYDHAKTDIQRASDLLVSISACADVHKMKIIDLAVAASEELRLMALEREPLWLFDIDKGSEVLNVSEYRRRFVSLDPTLEEIIRVITEAEPSDLPNLNEKIECCSSENVCMSSYRTTNVDSEASRAIGVVFSNPVGLVNMFMDVDKWSATFSNIVSNAKILEVLSTGNQENPNGTLQVMVAEFHVPSPLVKTREIYFVRCSRQIDIDTWVVADVSLETIFPSPAVTCQRKPSGCVIQVLQDGLSTVTWVEHNAESNSVVNYMFRGILKSGFAFSAKRWVSSLERECDRIATLEAENESLNYMLTNNEGQLILVPFSKKIYMFSIWYCFAGFGAARTGLLKLAQRMVRQFNSNICSNVESVWRPLPVPGAEEILIKTSFNLDDPQIPRGVTVTVATSVWLPVKQNDVFSFLHSGYNRNKWDVLSHGLEIQDVIRMSSARNSTDCISVISVEGSSNRREITYLQESFSDSTAFYIVYAPVDVPAMHHILQGGCADSVAILPSGFAVLPEGSPDDDAATQNTILTIGFQIMDEQLTTPEELPPQSVLTAYRLMKETVSRIWTALLPKSGNALGVITIK; encoded by the exons ATGAAGGAACTCAAAACCCAATATGAATTGTGTACACAAATACAGGAACTCAACACTCAG GTCCAGGATATGAAGATGGCGGAGGGTGACAGGTTAGGATTAAGCCGCAATAATGGTACTGATGATGATCCAAAG TGTAAAATCAGCAGGGCAGCTGAGATCTTTGCGCCCTCAAGCCTTCCAATCCATGATCAAGCTTACCATGGGATCTGTGCAAATTTTGAGTCGTTTCTTAACTATGATCATGCAAAGACTGATATCCAACGGGCCAGTGATCTCCTGGTGTCGATCTCAGCTTGCGCAGACGTACACAAGATGAAAATTATCGACCTTGCAGTTGCTGCAAGTGAAGAGCTGAGGCTAATGGCCCTAGAACGAGAACCCTTGTGGTTATTCGATATTGACAAGGGCTCTGAGGTTCTGAATGTATCAGAATACAGGCGAAGATTTGTGTCCCTTGATCCAACTCTGGAGGAAATTATCAGAGTGATTACAGAAGCAGAACCGTCAGATCTCCCCAACCTTAATGAAAAAATCGAATGCTGCTCATCTGAAAACGTGTGCATGTCTTCATATAGAACAACCAATGTAGATTCCGAAGCTTCCAGGGCCATTGGAGTTGTTTTCAGTAATCCAGTTGGCCTTGTGAATATGTTCATGGATGTC GACAAGTGGTCAGCAACATTCTCAAACATTGTCTCGAATGCCAAAATTCTTGAAGTTCTGTCCACCGGAAACCAGGAGAACCCGAATGGAACCTTGCAAGTG ATGGTGGCAGAATTTCATGTCCCTTCTCCTCTTGTCAAGACTCGGGAAATATATTTCGTCAGATGCTCAAGGCAGATAGATATCGATACTTGGGTGGTAGCCGACGTTTCTTTAGAGACTATTTTCCCTAGTCCGGCAGTAACGTGCCAAAGAAAGCCATCAGGGTGTGTAATTCAAGTCCTTCAAGATGGATTATCAACG GTCACTTGGGTGGAGCACAATGCAGAAAGTAACAGTGTGGTTAACTATATGTTTAGGGGAATACTCAAGTCAGGTTTTGCATTCAGCGCAAAACGCTGGGTATCATCGTTAGAGAGGGAATGCGACCGGATTGCGACTCTAGAGGCAGAAAATGAGTCCCTTAATTACATGTTAACTAATAATGAAGGTCAGCTAATTTTAGTCcctttttccaagaaaatttatatgttttcaatATGGTACTGCTTTGCAGGGTTTGGAGCTGCTAGGACTGGTTTATTGAAGTTGGCACAGAGAATGGTCAgacaatttaattccaacatatgCTCAAATGTAGAAAGTGTATGGAGACCGTTGCCGGTACCTGGAGCAGAAGAAATCTTGATTAAGACCAGCTTTAACCTGGACGATCCACAGATCCCTCGTGGTGTAACAGTGACCGTAGCGACTTCAGTTTGGCTCCCTGTGAAGCAGAATGACGTATTCAGTTTTCTTCATTCTGGGTATAACAGAAATAAG TGGGATGTTCTTTCTCATGGCCTGGAAATTCAAGACGTCATACGAATGTCTTCAGCTCGTAACTCCACAGATTGCATTTCAGTCATTTCAGTAGAG GGTTCATCAAATAGAAGAGAGATCACATACCTGCAAGAAAGTTTCAGTGACTCGACTGCCTTCTACATTGTGTACGCTCCAGTAGACGTTCCTGCAATGCATCATATATTGCAAGGTGGATGTGCAGATTCAGTGGCCATACTCCCTTCAGGTTTTGCAGTTTTACCAGAAGGGTCGCCAGATGACGATGCTGCAACTCAGAATACTATCCTGACAATTGGGTTCCAGATCATGGATGAACAGCTGACGACGCCTGAAGAACTGCCTCCACAGTCAGTGTTGACAGCTTACAGACTCATGAAAGAAACAGTTTCCCGGATTTGGACAGCCCTCCTGCCCAAATCTGGGAATGCTTTGGGAGTCATCACGATCAAATGA
- the LOC105175143 gene encoding homeobox-leucine zipper protein PROTODERMAL FACTOR 2-like isoform X2: MKELKTQYELCTQIQELNTQVQDMKMAEGDRLGLSRNNGTDDDPKCKISRAAEIFAPSSLPIHDQAYHGICANFESFLNYDHAKTDIQRASDLLVSISACADVHKMKIIDLAVAASEELRLMALEREPLWLFDIDKGSEVLNVSEYRRRFVSLDPTLEEIIRVITEAEPSDLPNLNEKIECCSSENVCMSSYRTTNVDSEASRAIGVVFSNPVGLVNMFMDVDKWSATFSNIVSNAKILEVLSTGNQENPNGTLQVMVAEFHVPSPLVKTREIYFVRCSRQIDIDTWVVADVSLETIFPSPAVTCQRKPSGCVIQVLQDGLSTVTWVEHNAESNSVVNYMFRGILKSGFAFSAKRWVSSLERECDRIATLEAENESLNYMLTNNEGFGAARTGLLKLAQRMVRQFNSNICSNVESVWRPLPVPGAEEILIKTSFNLDDPQIPRGVTVTVATSVWLPVKQNDVFSFLHSGYNRNKWDVLSHGLEIQDVIRMSSARNSTDCISVISVEGSSNRREITYLQESFSDSTAFYIVYAPVDVPAMHHILQGGCADSVAILPSGFAVLPEGSPDDDAATQNTILTIGFQIMDEQLTTPEELPPQSVLTAYRLMKETVSRIWTALLPKSGNALGVITIK, encoded by the exons ATGAAGGAACTCAAAACCCAATATGAATTGTGTACACAAATACAGGAACTCAACACTCAG GTCCAGGATATGAAGATGGCGGAGGGTGACAGGTTAGGATTAAGCCGCAATAATGGTACTGATGATGATCCAAAG TGTAAAATCAGCAGGGCAGCTGAGATCTTTGCGCCCTCAAGCCTTCCAATCCATGATCAAGCTTACCATGGGATCTGTGCAAATTTTGAGTCGTTTCTTAACTATGATCATGCAAAGACTGATATCCAACGGGCCAGTGATCTCCTGGTGTCGATCTCAGCTTGCGCAGACGTACACAAGATGAAAATTATCGACCTTGCAGTTGCTGCAAGTGAAGAGCTGAGGCTAATGGCCCTAGAACGAGAACCCTTGTGGTTATTCGATATTGACAAGGGCTCTGAGGTTCTGAATGTATCAGAATACAGGCGAAGATTTGTGTCCCTTGATCCAACTCTGGAGGAAATTATCAGAGTGATTACAGAAGCAGAACCGTCAGATCTCCCCAACCTTAATGAAAAAATCGAATGCTGCTCATCTGAAAACGTGTGCATGTCTTCATATAGAACAACCAATGTAGATTCCGAAGCTTCCAGGGCCATTGGAGTTGTTTTCAGTAATCCAGTTGGCCTTGTGAATATGTTCATGGATGTC GACAAGTGGTCAGCAACATTCTCAAACATTGTCTCGAATGCCAAAATTCTTGAAGTTCTGTCCACCGGAAACCAGGAGAACCCGAATGGAACCTTGCAAGTG ATGGTGGCAGAATTTCATGTCCCTTCTCCTCTTGTCAAGACTCGGGAAATATATTTCGTCAGATGCTCAAGGCAGATAGATATCGATACTTGGGTGGTAGCCGACGTTTCTTTAGAGACTATTTTCCCTAGTCCGGCAGTAACGTGCCAAAGAAAGCCATCAGGGTGTGTAATTCAAGTCCTTCAAGATGGATTATCAACG GTCACTTGGGTGGAGCACAATGCAGAAAGTAACAGTGTGGTTAACTATATGTTTAGGGGAATACTCAAGTCAGGTTTTGCATTCAGCGCAAAACGCTGGGTATCATCGTTAGAGAGGGAATGCGACCGGATTGCGACTCTAGAGGCAGAAAATGAGTCCCTTAATTACATGTTAACTAATAATGAAG GGTTTGGAGCTGCTAGGACTGGTTTATTGAAGTTGGCACAGAGAATGGTCAgacaatttaattccaacatatgCTCAAATGTAGAAAGTGTATGGAGACCGTTGCCGGTACCTGGAGCAGAAGAAATCTTGATTAAGACCAGCTTTAACCTGGACGATCCACAGATCCCTCGTGGTGTAACAGTGACCGTAGCGACTTCAGTTTGGCTCCCTGTGAAGCAGAATGACGTATTCAGTTTTCTTCATTCTGGGTATAACAGAAATAAG TGGGATGTTCTTTCTCATGGCCTGGAAATTCAAGACGTCATACGAATGTCTTCAGCTCGTAACTCCACAGATTGCATTTCAGTCATTTCAGTAGAG GGTTCATCAAATAGAAGAGAGATCACATACCTGCAAGAAAGTTTCAGTGACTCGACTGCCTTCTACATTGTGTACGCTCCAGTAGACGTTCCTGCAATGCATCATATATTGCAAGGTGGATGTGCAGATTCAGTGGCCATACTCCCTTCAGGTTTTGCAGTTTTACCAGAAGGGTCGCCAGATGACGATGCTGCAACTCAGAATACTATCCTGACAATTGGGTTCCAGATCATGGATGAACAGCTGACGACGCCTGAAGAACTGCCTCCACAGTCAGTGTTGACAGCTTACAGACTCATGAAAGAAACAGTTTCCCGGATTTGGACAGCCCTCCTGCCCAAATCTGGGAATGCTTTGGGAGTCATCACGATCAAATGA
- the LOC105174836 gene encoding AP-5 complex subunit zeta-1 (The sequence of the model RefSeq protein was modified relative to this genomic sequence to represent the inferred CDS: added 27 bases not found in genome assembly): MVDRDKEWEFHLRSLSSTGRDSNYATDPASDPSLMNSVKRLHELCKTEKAEELMARVYPHLNKIFQRCVTSISQSRTSNGLLLLAILQFFLDFGDVVLHDADPSLRTFFRSCLSREFADPVVAEATLEFLSSNKEKLLKSFPTLLPQFFPLMLKLIAWNGEKLENLFLRVFSGLISPGSFIPLFPSLVDLPILVVALEKVERSSGSLVGSSIASIQKSAAPEMLLALMDEAYTGSTIGDGGADSESEDSTPIAVADPLFLDILKDENDGLAERHWTSPAMAAALQAVINAPLSKRLKEALKMAPKLLDSYFTLAVHDGNDSLICALIPLIMARYSTLFPDKIFSYEVQKRLLEFMLAAFHRSPHFIALLKKPIVDRLGEAYDNSAKTELALQLCWAIGEYGGGGGSHKDAARELFESLELLLYENLASSRLGLGKAAHVSGSSSFRKSSQSRLLCFVVTAIAKLATYHRELLPRARVSLAKVARSRISDARVWKRAQDYLGLMSEPAICLSVLGPSNPSTEVMQYPGTVNWSEGHKKMIAHVPFYILGSQEGPPSHDFSFLDILPRE; encoded by the exons ATGGTGGATAGAGATAAAGAATGGGAATTTCATCTCCGATCGTTGTCGTCCACCGGCAGAGATTCCAATTACGCCACTGACCCTGCTTCCGATCCTTCGCTTATGAACTCC GTCAAAAGGTTGCATGAGCTCTGCAAAACGGAGAAAGCAGAAGAATTGATGGCTAGGGTTTACCCCCATctgaacaaaatatttcagcGCTGCGTTACCTCAATTTCCCAGAGTCGAACCTCCAACGGCCTTCTTTTGCTG GCAATTCTTCagttttttcttgattttggagATGTAGTATTACATGATGCCGATCCTAGTCTGCGGACATTTTTCAGATCATGTTTGAGTCG TGAGTTTGCAGACCCAGTTGTTGCTGAGGCAACTCTTGAATTTCTGAgctcaaacaaagaaaaactgCTA TTTTTCCCGTTAATGCTGAAACTGATTGCATGGAATGGAGAGAA ACTAGAAAATTTGTTCCTGAGAGTTTTCTCAGGACTCATCTCTCCTGGATCCTTCATTCCCCTGTTTCCATCGCTGGTAGACTTACCTA TATTGGTTGTGGCACTGGAGAAGGTAGAAAGAAGTTCAGGGTCACTTGTCGGAAGCAGCATAGCTTCAATTCAGAAAAGTGCTGCTCCTGAG ATGCTGCTTGCTCTGATGGATGAGGCATATACTGGCTCAACTATAGGAGATGGAGGTGCAGATTCTGAATCTGAAGATAGCACTCCTATCGCTGTAGCTGACCCTCTCTTTCTTGATATCCTCAAGGATGAGAATGATGGTCTTGCT GAACGTCATTGGACCTCTCCTGCAATGGCTGCAGCTTTGCAGGCAGTCATAAATGCCCCTTTGTCCAAAAGACTGAAGGAAGCACTCAAAATGGCACCCAAGCTTCTCGATTCTTATTTCACCTTAGCAGTACATGATGGCAATGATT CTCTAATATGTGCTTTGATTCCTCTGATTATGGCAAGATATTCCACTTTATTTCCAGacaaaattttctcatatgag GTTCAGAAGAGGCTCTTAGAATTCATGCTTGCTGCCTTCCATCGATCGCCTCATTTCATAGCACTTCTTAAG AAGCCAATTGTAGACAGGCTTGGAGAAGCTTATGACAACTCTGCAAAG ACTGAACTGGCATTACAGCTCTGTTGGGCGATTGGGGAGtatggaggtggtggtgggtCTCATAAAGATGCAGCTCGTGAACTTTTTGAGAGTCTGGAATTACTTCTATATGAAAATCTTGCTTCAAG TCGCTTGGGGTTAGGTAAAGCAGCCCATGTTTCTGGCAGCTCAAGTTTCAGAAAATCGTCTCAGTCAAGGCTCCTCTGTTTTGTGGTGACTGCAATAGCCAAACTTGCCACTTATCATCGTGAATTACTACCAAGGGCTCGTGTGTCCCTGGCGAAG GTGGCTCGTTCGCGAATTTCAGATGCGAGGGTGTGGAAACGTGCTCAGGATTATTTGGGTTTAATGAGTGAGCCTGCAATATGTTTGTCAGTCTTGGGCCCTTCCAACCCCTCAACTGAAGTCATGCAATACCCAGGCACCGTCAATTGGAGCGAAGGCCATAAGAAAATGATTGCTCATGTTCCATTCTACATCCTGGGCAGCCAAGAAG GTCCTCCTTCCCATGATTTTTCGTTTTTGGATATTCTTCCAAGGGAGTAG